Proteins from a genomic interval of Candidatus Methanoperedens sp.:
- a CDS encoding YceI family protein — protein sequence MNKTEIKSRIFNGLLFPIPGEYAIDPIHSFTCFIAQHLMVGQIWGCFDSFKGKIVIEDDPTLSSLDISIDTASISTHNPKRDEDIRSASFLDVKKFPTMTYHSTSATAEPGGHLTVEGELTVRDVTRPVPLDVVFNGIVDDPWGNTRIAFIGNAKISRKDFGLMTELNRETGGFLVGKDIIINIATELLPQTNA from the coding sequence ATGAACAAAACCGAAATAAAATCACGGATTTTTAATGGACTGCTTTTTCCGATACCAGGGGAGTATGCAATTGACCCCATACACAGCTTCACCTGCTTTATTGCACAACATCTTATGGTCGGGCAGATATGGGGATGCTTTGACTCGTTCAAAGGAAAGATCGTGATAGAAGACGATCCAACACTGTCATCTCTTGATATCAGTATTGACACAGCGAGTATCAGCACCCACAACCCAAAACGCGATGAGGACATCCGCAGTGCAAGTTTCCTGGACGTGAAGAAATTTCCAACAATGACCTATCACAGCACCAGTGCTACAGCTGAACCCGGAGGGCATTTGACGGTTGAAGGTGAACTGACAGTTCGCGATGTCACGAGGCCGGTACCCCTTGATGTAGTTTTTAATGGCATCGTTGACGATCCCTGGGGCAACACCCGAATTGCTTTCATCGGGAACGCAAAGATTAGCCGTAAAGACTTTGGCCTGATGACCGAATTGAATCGGGAAACAGGCGGGTTTCTGGTCGGAAAGGATATTATTATTAACATTGCCACTGAACTCCTGCCCCAAACGAACGCATGA
- the hemB gene encoding porphobilinogen synthase: protein MFPTTRMRRLRSSKFRPIVRETQLEVKDLICPVFVDETITEPSEINSMPGYYRLPLDMVADEAQCILDLGIPSIILFGIPGEKDETGTHAYGENDVIQKAIRAIRKEDGEDIIIMTDLCLCEYTSHGHCGVVSETHEILNDPTLEILGMAAVSHAKAGADIVAPSGMMDGMVGAIRRALDGNGFTNTPIMSYAAKYCSVFYGPFREAAGSGFSFGDRASYQMDPGNADEAMREVALDIEEGADIIMVKPALPYLDIVYRVKKKFRMPTAAYHVSGEYSMIKAAAAKGWLDERKAVLESLLSIKRAGADMILTYFAKDAAKMLGE from the coding sequence ATGTTCCCGACAACGCGCATGCGAAGATTGCGCTCATCAAAGTTCCGCCCCATTGTGAGGGAGACGCAGCTTGAAGTCAAGGATTTGATATGCCCTGTTTTTGTGGATGAGACCATAACGGAACCATCTGAAATAAATTCCATGCCTGGCTATTATCGCCTTCCGCTTGATATGGTTGCGGATGAGGCTCAATGCATCCTGGATCTGGGAATTCCGTCAATCATCCTTTTTGGCATACCCGGAGAGAAAGACGAGACCGGGACTCATGCCTATGGCGAAAATGACGTAATCCAGAAAGCGATCCGTGCCATCAGGAAGGAGGACGGGGAGGATATTATTATTATGACCGACCTGTGCCTGTGCGAATATACATCGCATGGTCACTGCGGAGTGGTGAGCGAAACGCATGAGATCCTCAATGACCCCACGCTTGAGATCCTGGGGATGGCCGCAGTGAGCCATGCGAAAGCGGGCGCGGATATCGTCGCACCTTCCGGAATGATGGACGGCATGGTGGGTGCCATACGCCGTGCACTCGATGGGAATGGTTTCACGAACACGCCCATAATGTCCTATGCAGCAAAGTACTGCTCTGTATTCTACGGCCCTTTCAGGGAAGCAGCCGGCTCGGGCTTCTCCTTCGGGGACAGGGCATCATACCAGATGGACCCCGGGAATGCGGATGAGGCAATGCGTGAAGTCGCGCTTGATATCGAAGAAGGCGCAGATATTATCATGGTCAAACCAGCGCTGCCTTACCTGGACATTGTTTACCGTGTGAAAAAGAAGTTCAGGATGCCGACTGCGGCCTATCATGTCAGCGGTGAATATTCCATGATAAAAGCCGCCGCTGCGAAGGGCTGGCTGGATGAGCGAAAGGCTGTGCTTGAGTCGTTGCTGTCCATAAAACGAGCAGGAGCGGATATGATCCTGACGTATTTCGCCAAAGACGCTGCGAAAATGCTTGGTGAATAG
- a CDS encoding molybdopterin-dependent oxidoreductase produces MSSKVIAKEPGKDDQPESLKKASSAPSTETLAARHDRARALLERGAQAAKHALSLDLLEKVHDPVGEYPYRGWETLHREQWKYDSFGRTTHSINCTGSCTWKVYVRNNIAFKEEQYADYPDINSTLPTYNPRGCQKGANYKEYVYGPQRVKYPLIRTGKRGEGKWRKASWEEALNYIADKIVSAISNHGPDTVTFYSANPAKFLVSYAAGARLANLIGGVVCTFYDWVSDLPPGEPMTWGVQTDSCEAADWFNSKYIIIWGSNLLETRIPDAHFVTAARMHGTKIVSISTEYNPVSIHADIFIPVKPGTDGALALGMANVIVNGKLYDENYLKRFTDMPMLVRTDNGKFLRESDVVPGGKTGNFYFWDENTQKPELAPGTVDCLEKTLDLGAINPALVGTFMVDTLSGNVEVTTVFSLLKQKLNDYEPASVSSITGVDADLIIQVAREFAGAKPARIIEGAGVNHYYHNDLINRSMILLAALTGNVGIPGGGFDHYVGQEKFWCEEGFFKLAFPLGNKKQRFQPTTLWTYVHSNIEADPESHDLWPRPIKEYIRESVDNGWMPLYPGGTLDNGNTPRVLIVWGANFLNQAKGAESILANLWPRLDLVVDIDFRMNTTGLYADVILPSASMFEKWDLSTTDLHSYINPFTPIIPPQLDSKTDWQIFSHLARALSDTKFSFTDTMPDGSITNRDFSSLVNDFTANDTLAEDKNAGQFILDNSLETKGMTMDMLNEQPRRFVATDKGWTSDIKEGEAYYAFQRMYELKRPLSTLTGRQQFYIDHDWFLREFHEELPVYKPPVDGKKYPLRFLTPHGRWSIHSLWRDAKYQLRLQRGYPIVYLNPDDSSARGLSDNDPVEIYNDCGTMIAHLCISPRMPKGLALMYQGWERYTFNEGGFQSPMTIRIKPTQLVGGYGQLKFKPNYWGPTGNQKDTRVEIRKSMEVQ; encoded by the coding sequence ATGTCAAGTAAAGTGATAGCAAAAGAACCGGGGAAAGATGACCAGCCCGAATCTCTAAAAAAGGCATCATCAGCACCATCGACAGAAACCCTGGCGGCGAGGCACGATCGTGCCCGAGCTCTCCTTGAGCGGGGGGCGCAGGCAGCAAAGCATGCATTGTCACTTGACCTTCTGGAAAAGGTACATGACCCTGTTGGTGAATATCCCTACAGGGGATGGGAAACGCTGCACCGTGAGCAGTGGAAATACGATTCTTTTGGCAGGACCACACATTCGATCAACTGCACAGGTTCCTGTACGTGGAAGGTCTATGTCAGGAACAACATTGCATTCAAGGAGGAGCAATACGCTGATTATCCGGATATCAACTCAACTCTTCCCACCTACAACCCGAGAGGATGCCAGAAGGGCGCAAATTACAAAGAATATGTTTACGGCCCGCAGCGGGTGAAGTATCCCCTGATACGGACAGGCAAAAGAGGTGAAGGAAAATGGCGAAAAGCCTCATGGGAAGAAGCTCTGAATTACATTGCGGACAAGATTGTTTCTGCCATATCCAATCACGGCCCCGATACAGTGACTTTCTATTCAGCCAATCCCGCAAAGTTCCTGGTTTCCTATGCCGCAGGCGCGCGCCTGGCAAACCTCATCGGCGGCGTGGTATGCACGTTCTATGATTGGGTTTCCGACCTGCCGCCCGGCGAGCCAATGACATGGGGTGTGCAAACCGATTCTTGCGAAGCAGCAGACTGGTTTAATTCAAAATATATCATAATCTGGGGTTCAAACCTGCTCGAGACAAGGATTCCTGATGCTCATTTTGTGACCGCAGCACGAATGCATGGGACAAAGATAGTTTCTATCTCTACTGAATATAATCCCGTCTCGATACATGCGGATATATTCATCCCGGTAAAACCCGGAACTGACGGCGCCTTGGCCCTTGGCATGGCAAATGTCATAGTGAACGGGAAGTTATATGACGAGAACTACCTGAAACGGTTCACCGACATGCCAATGCTTGTGAGGACTGATAACGGGAAGTTCCTCAGGGAGAGCGACGTCGTACCTGGTGGAAAGACGGGTAATTTCTATTTCTGGGATGAAAACACACAAAAACCTGAACTGGCTCCCGGTACAGTTGATTGCCTGGAAAAAACCCTTGACCTTGGCGCAATAAATCCTGCACTTGTTGGAACTTTCATGGTAGATACACTTTCAGGGAATGTAGAAGTAACAACTGTTTTTTCACTTCTCAAACAGAAACTCAATGACTACGAACCCGCAAGCGTTTCCAGCATTACAGGAGTTGACGCTGACCTCATCATCCAGGTGGCCCGCGAGTTTGCAGGTGCAAAACCTGCCAGGATCATCGAGGGTGCAGGTGTAAACCACTATTATCACAATGATCTTATCAACAGGAGCATGATCCTGCTTGCTGCCCTAACAGGTAATGTCGGCATCCCCGGCGGGGGGTTTGATCACTATGTAGGCCAGGAAAAATTCTGGTGCGAGGAGGGATTTTTCAAACTTGCTTTTCCTCTTGGCAATAAAAAGCAAAGATTCCAGCCAACCACACTGTGGACATACGTACACTCGAACATAGAAGCAGACCCGGAAAGCCATGACCTCTGGCCGCGCCCCATCAAAGAATACATACGCGAAAGTGTGGATAATGGCTGGATGCCGTTATATCCCGGAGGAACTCTTGACAACGGTAACACTCCCCGCGTCCTTATCGTATGGGGGGCCAACTTTCTTAACCAGGCCAAAGGTGCAGAATCCATACTGGCCAACCTCTGGCCCAGGCTTGACCTTGTAGTGGATATTGACTTTCGCATGAACACGACAGGTTTATATGCGGATGTGATACTGCCTTCTGCAAGCATGTTCGAGAAATGGGATCTGAGTACAACTGACCTTCACTCCTACATCAACCCGTTCACTCCAATAATACCTCCGCAGCTTGATAGCAAAACAGACTGGCAGATATTTTCGCATCTTGCCCGTGCACTTTCTGACACAAAATTCTCTTTTACAGATACGATGCCCGATGGTTCCATCACCAATCGTGATTTTTCATCACTTGTGAATGATTTCACTGCAAATGACACGCTTGCGGAAGACAAGAACGCAGGGCAGTTCATCCTGGATAATTCATTGGAAACAAAAGGTATGACAATGGATATGCTGAACGAGCAGCCCAGGCGTTTTGTGGCTACTGATAAAGGGTGGACGAGCGATATAAAAGAAGGGGAAGCCTACTACGCTTTCCAGAGGATGTACGAATTGAAACGACCTCTTAGCACACTTACGGGACGGCAGCAGTTCTATATCGACCATGACTGGTTTTTGAGAGAGTTCCATGAGGAACTGCCCGTATACAAACCGCCTGTGGACGGGAAAAAATACCCGCTTCGCTTTCTCACCCCGCACGGGCGGTGGAGCATTCATTCCCTGTGGCGGGATGCAAAATATCAGCTGAGGTTGCAGAGGGGTTATCCCATCGTGTACTTAAACCCGGATGATTCTTCGGCCCGCGGACTTTCGGACAACGATCCTGTTGAAATCTACAACGACTGCGGGACAATGATTGCACACCTGTGCATTTCGCCGCGGATGCCGAAAGGCCTGGCATTAATGTATCAGGGCTGGGAGCGCTACACATTCAATGAGGGCGGCTTCCAGAGCCCCATGACTATCCGCATCAAGCCGACCCAGCTTGTGGGAGGTTACGGGCAGCTAAAGTTTAAGCCAAATTACTGGGGGCCTACCGGGAACCAGAAGGATACCCGCGTGGAAATCCGAAAATCCATGGAGGTTCAGTGA
- a CDS encoding respiratory nitrate reductase subunit beta, which produces MPVQKQIRMVADLNKCLGCHTCTMACKTMWTDRNSGQMHMYWNNVETRPGNGYPKNWETQGGWFDTKDKNSIPLPSINEGYGAPWEYNYGDVLKTDGGDASASALIPKPKPSGYASNWDEDVGDGTFPNSYYFYLPRICNHCSDPPCVDACPRQAVYKRKEDGIVLVDQKRCRGYRYCIKGCPYKKIYYNPDEKIAQKCIFCYPRIEQHKGNLCATQCVGRIHYVGFADDTASSVYKLVNTWKVALRLHPEFKTEPNVFYIPPLSPPAYTRAGKLAEEPRIPVEMLAKLFGDTPDQTLDKRAERITEIFYIIQTEREKVAKGESSELIDLLIPHSEADRIQV; this is translated from the coding sequence ATGCCCGTACAAAAACAGATAAGGATGGTGGCTGACCTTAACAAGTGTCTTGGTTGCCATACCTGTACCATGGCATGCAAGACCATGTGGACTGACAGGAACAGCGGCCAGATGCATATGTACTGGAACAATGTGGAAACCCGGCCCGGCAATGGTTACCCGAAGAACTGGGAAACCCAGGGAGGATGGTTTGATACAAAGGACAAAAACAGCATACCGCTTCCAAGTATTAACGAAGGCTACGGCGCGCCCTGGGAATATAACTATGGCGATGTATTGAAAACCGATGGAGGAGATGCCTCAGCATCGGCATTGATCCCAAAACCCAAACCTTCAGGATACGCAAGCAACTGGGACGAGGATGTGGGCGATGGAACCTTCCCCAATTCCTATTATTTTTACCTTCCGCGCATATGCAACCACTGCAGCGACCCCCCATGCGTGGATGCCTGCCCGCGCCAGGCGGTCTACAAGCGCAAGGAAGACGGGATCGTCCTTGTTGATCAGAAACGATGCAGGGGTTACCGTTATTGTATTAAAGGATGCCCCTATAAAAAAATATACTATAATCCGGATGAAAAAATAGCCCAGAAGTGCATATTCTGCTATCCCAGGATCGAGCAGCATAAAGGTAACTTATGCGCAACCCAGTGTGTTGGACGGATACATTATGTAGGCTTTGCAGACGATACTGCCAGCAGCGTGTATAAACTTGTGAATACATGGAAAGTGGCTTTGAGGCTGCATCCTGAATTTAAAACCGAACCTAACGTATTTTATATTCCACCTCTTTCTCCGCCTGCTTATACCAGGGCAGGCAAGCTTGCAGAAGAGCCACGCATTCCTGTTGAGATGCTTGCAAAATTGTTCGGTGACACGCCAGACCAGACCCTCGATAAGCGCGCAGAGAGAATTACAGAGATATTTTACATCATCCAGACCGAACGGGAAAAAGTGGCAAAAGGTGAAAGTTCGGAATTGATAGACCTATTAATTCCGCATTCTGAAGCTGATAGGATCCAGGTGTGA
- a CDS encoding molecular chaperone TorD family protein, whose product MHNISSIPGLNNLILESSPMAGREKDAMKGMTLAEFEIKFTRTFDAGTPIPLCSPYEGHYCDKPRSMVMLEVSEFYNFFGLHMSQEEGKREFPDHICAELEFLHFLTFKEALGEGKGEKLKGYLMAQKDFLERHLIQWIPEFCLKLQDSASLPFYAWLAQITSRFISFEFELITANLDEFNEK is encoded by the coding sequence ATGCATAACATATCCTCAATTCCCGGGCTCAATAACCTTATCCTGGAAAGCTCTCCCATGGCAGGTCGTGAAAAAGATGCTATGAAAGGAATGACCCTGGCTGAATTCGAGATAAAATTTACCCGGACATTCGACGCTGGTACACCCATACCCCTATGTTCACCGTACGAGGGCCATTATTGCGATAAGCCAAGGAGCATGGTCATGCTTGAGGTAAGTGAATTCTACAATTTTTTCGGCCTGCACATGAGCCAGGAAGAAGGTAAACGGGAATTTCCCGATCATATCTGTGCAGAGCTTGAATTCCTGCATTTCCTGACCTTTAAGGAAGCCTTAGGAGAAGGCAAGGGCGAAAAACTCAAAGGATATCTTATGGCGCAGAAGGATTTTCTGGAACGACACCTGATACAATGGATTCCTGAATTTTGCCTTAAACTTCAAGATTCAGCAAGTCTGCCTTTCTATGCCTGGCTTGCTCAAATTACATCACGGTTTATCTCCTTTGAATTTGAACTGATTACTGCAAATTTAGATGAGTTTAATGAAAAATAA
- a CDS encoding tellurite resistance/C4-dicarboxylate transporter family protein, with protein sequence MKNEVSDLYPGYFAFIMATGIVSIASYLQGMSSLARALFFINILGYVVLWILTLLRLFWHFPKFFSDLISHIRGPGFFTLVAGTCILGNEFVLISQDLTTAFFLLIIGTFLWLILIYGFFTAVIVRDSKPDLEAGIHGGWFISIVATQSVSVLGALVASRFFPWQEYFLFLSLGLFLLGSMLYIIIITLVFYRLTFFNLTPESFIPLYWVDMGAAAITTLTGGRLILASGNWAFLQEILPFLKGFTLFFWATATWWIPLLLILSSWRHLYKRFPLSYDPQYWSLVFPLGMYTASTYVFAEATGLAPLYLISRYFIYAALLAWFVTFIGMVRRIVNEIY encoded by the coding sequence TTGAAAAATGAGGTGAGTGACCTTTACCCGGGTTATTTTGCCTTTATCATGGCAACCGGCATAGTCTCCATTGCATCTTATTTACAGGGAATGTCTTCGCTGGCCAGGGCACTTTTTTTCATCAATATTTTGGGTTACGTGGTTTTGTGGATTCTCACTCTGCTTCGCCTCTTCTGGCACTTTCCCAAATTCTTTTCCGATTTAATTTCCCATATCCGCGGCCCGGGATTTTTTACACTGGTAGCGGGTACGTGCATTCTTGGGAACGAGTTCGTGCTCATTTCACAGGATTTGACCACTGCATTTTTTCTCCTGATTATCGGAACATTTCTCTGGCTTATACTGATATACGGGTTCTTTACGGCTGTCATTGTACGGGACTCAAAACCCGATCTGGAAGCAGGGATCCACGGGGGGTGGTTCATTTCTATCGTAGCTACTCAATCCGTTTCGGTTCTTGGAGCTTTGGTCGCCTCCAGGTTTTTTCCATGGCAGGAATATTTCCTTTTTCTCTCGCTTGGCCTTTTCCTTCTTGGCTCCATGCTATACATAATTATTATAACTCTTGTCTTCTACAGGCTTACATTCTTTAACCTCACTCCCGAATCATTCATACCTCTTTATTGGGTAGATATGGGCGCCGCAGCTATTACCACACTGACGGGAGGGAGGCTTATCCTTGCCTCCGGGAATTGGGCATTTTTGCAGGAAATCCTTCCATTTCTTAAAGGATTTACCCTGTTTTTCTGGGCCACAGCAACATGGTGGATACCCCTCCTGTTGATCCTGAGCTCATGGCGCCACCTGTACAAACGGTTCCCCCTGAGCTATGACCCCCAATACTGGAGCCTTGTATTTCCTCTGGGCATGTACACAGCGAGCACTTACGTATTTGCAGAGGCTACAGGACTGGCGCCGTTATACCTGATTTCCCGGTATTTCATATACGCGGCTTTACTTGCATGGTTCGTTACTTTTATCGGGATGGTGAGAAGGATTGTGAATGAAATTTATTGA
- a CDS encoding PIN domain-containing protein translates to MSIFIDAGIYIAYVNEKDKLHSEASDLIDGIMENKHGAAFTSNAVFDEVVTFLLYKTGDVRNASRARDLILGDKEKGMPQFMNLLFVDKEVLNKGWNIFVKYANKKLSFTDCTTIELMNSRDIEHLASFDGGFDGIVARIIE, encoded by the coding sequence ATGAGCATTTTCATCGATGCAGGCATATACATTGCCTATGTAAATGAGAAGGACAAGCTTCATTCTGAAGCCTCTGACCTTATTGACGGTATTATGGAAAATAAGCATGGAGCTGCATTTACCTCGAATGCGGTTTTTGATGAAGTCGTGACTTTCCTGCTTTACAAAACGGGAGATGTCAGGAATGCTTCAAGAGCCAGGGATTTGATACTGGGAGATAAAGAGAAGGGCATGCCGCAATTCATGAACTTGCTTTTTGTGGATAAAGAAGTGCTTAACAAAGGATGGAATATTTTTGTGAAATATGCCAATAAGAAGCTGAGTTTTACAGACTGCACAACCATAGAACTGATGAACAGCAGGGATATCGAACACCTGGCAAGTTTCGATGGCGGGTTTGATGGGATAGTGGCCAGGATCATAGAGTGA
- a CDS encoding ethylbenzene dehydrogenase-related protein, whose protein sequence is MPPGETSSTITVAFVSGSKALDPVDPAWAVAPEATIDFSRRLNEAGARTTFGPDEIRHAKVKAVHNGTDIFFFYQWNAVTENNSVADYPIFADAFAMEIPLFTEDSPLWMGAMDKPVNIIFWRADLPRPENIVAGGMGTTQISPDEASQNIRHYQKWENETWSLIITRPMAQASENQVSFIRGRSYRIAFANWKGGVYAERGGHKIVSEWQNLSIQ, encoded by the coding sequence ATGCCGCCAGGCGAGACATCTTCAACAATTACGGTCGCATTTGTATCAGGGTCGAAAGCTCTTGATCCGGTGGATCCAGCCTGGGCAGTTGCTCCTGAAGCCACAATAGATTTCAGCAGGAGGCTCAACGAAGCTGGTGCAAGAACCACATTCGGGCCGGATGAGATCAGGCATGCAAAAGTGAAAGCGGTGCATAACGGAACTGATATTTTTTTCTTCTATCAATGGAACGCTGTTACAGAAAATAATTCAGTAGCTGATTATCCCATCTTTGCGGATGCTTTTGCCATGGAGATCCCTCTCTTCACAGAAGATAGTCCTCTCTGGATGGGTGCCATGGACAAACCTGTCAACATCATTTTCTGGAGAGCCGATCTGCCGAGGCCCGAGAATATTGTCGCCGGCGGAATGGGGACCACCCAAATCAGCCCTGATGAAGCTTCCCAGAACATCAGGCATTACCAGAAATGGGAAAATGAAACCTGGAGCTTGATCATAACCCGGCCGATGGCCCAAGCTTCAGAAAACCAGGTCTCCTTTATCCGCGGGAGAAGTTACAGGATAGCCTTTGCTAATTGGAAAGGCGGAGTGTATGCAGAAAGGGGCGGGCACAAAATAGTTTCGGAGTGGCAAAATCTTTCTATCCAGTGA
- a CDS encoding peptidylprolyl isomerase, translating into MPNRTAVLETVKGTIKFELHEKEAPITTKNFIDLAEKGFYNGLIFHRVEPGFVIQGGDPKGNGTGGSSKTIPLEISPSLTHKKGAVGMARSQDPNSASSQFYICLEDAKFLDKNYAVFGQVIEGQSVASNIRKGDKILKATIQ; encoded by the coding sequence ATGCCAAACAGAACAGCAGTATTGGAAACAGTAAAAGGAACGATAAAATTCGAACTTCACGAAAAGGAAGCCCCCATCACCACAAAGAATTTCATAGACCTGGCAGAAAAAGGTTTCTATAACGGCCTTATTTTCCACCGTGTCGAGCCGGGATTCGTTATTCAGGGCGGCGACCCGAAAGGGAATGGTACCGGAGGCTCGTCGAAGACGATTCCTCTTGAAATCTCACCCTCGCTCACGCATAAGAAAGGCGCTGTGGGCATGGCGCGATCGCAGGACCCGAACAGCGCAAGTTCGCAGTTCTATATCTGCCTCGAGGATGCAAAGTTCCTTGATAAGAATTATGCGGTCTTCGGACAGGTTATCGAAGGCCAGAGCGTTGCCTCGAATATCAGGAAAGGCGATAAGATCCTGAAAGCTACGATACAGTAG
- a CDS encoding S49 family peptidase yields the protein MQIREYAGKLSDSRPFLLVISVVVGIVLFNIFIGIPKVGIITLNTPFMAEDTKSDIVSMLKYAGDDPSIKAVVINMDSPGGEVSKIEEIYLETLKLRAKKPVVVSVDSSALSGGYYISSAANFIYVKPSSEIGNIGVISTLPEPWKPDSVQITTGPFKISGKSQKDYTAQVETIKQGFLMAVISQRGDKLHVDSERLSRAEIFLGSEGVKYGLADSLGTGSDAIRKAASMAGIANYDTLNINKAMNISFSGNFHGLAGLNKTVTPVNYYIYEETEES from the coding sequence ATGCAAATCCGTGAATATGCCGGAAAATTGAGCGATTCAAGGCCTTTTCTGTTGGTCATTTCTGTGGTTGTGGGCATTGTTCTATTCAATATATTCATCGGGATCCCAAAAGTGGGAATAATCACACTCAACACTCCATTCATGGCGGAAGATACAAAGAGCGATATAGTCAGTATGCTGAAGTACGCGGGGGACGATCCTTCTATTAAAGCCGTAGTTATTAACATGGATTCTCCGGGGGGCGAAGTTTCTAAGATCGAGGAAATATATCTTGAGACCCTGAAATTAAGGGCAAAGAAACCAGTTGTGGTCTCTGTGGACAGCAGCGCATTGTCCGGAGGATATTATATTTCATCTGCGGCAAACTTCATCTATGTCAAACCGTCATCGGAGATAGGCAACATTGGCGTAATTTCGACATTGCCTGAGCCCTGGAAACCCGACAGTGTGCAAATAACCACAGGCCCATTCAAGATATCAGGAAAGTCCCAGAAAGATTATACTGCCCAGGTGGAGACCATAAAACAAGGATTCCTGATGGCGGTGATATCGCAGCGCGGGGATAAACTGCACGTTGATTCGGAGCGCTTATCCCGCGCCGAGATATTCCTCGGATCTGAGGGAGTAAAATACGGCCTCGCTGATTCGCTTGGAACAGGGTCAGACGCAATCCGGAAAGCCGCAAGCATGGCAGGCATCGCAAATTACGATACCCTGAACATAAACAAGGCTATGAACATCTCTTTCAGCGGGAATTTCCACGGTCTTGCCGGACTGAATAAAACCGTAACTCCTGTTAATTACTACATATATGAGGAGACAGAGGAGTCATGA
- a CDS encoding ester cyclase: MKTLDDAWNSQDWEIFGKRHAENVAVYWPGQPNPTKGRKAHHDEAVEFFKTFPDNHIVNNPYKILFGQGDYTCSVAEFTGTMKGPMKGPGGKMIPSTNKKFRVEFCTVAHWKNGEIIEEKLFYDLVGLMRQIGLG; the protein is encoded by the coding sequence ATGAAAACGTTGGACGATGCATGGAATTCCCAGGACTGGGAAATATTTGGCAAACGTCATGCCGAAAATGTCGCAGTATACTGGCCAGGTCAACCAAATCCAACAAAAGGACGAAAGGCACATCACGATGAGGCTGTGGAGTTTTTCAAGACATTTCCTGATAACCATATCGTGAACAACCCTTATAAGATTCTTTTCGGTCAGGGTGACTACACATGCTCAGTAGCTGAATTTACAGGCACAATGAAAGGACCCATGAAGGGTCCCGGCGGCAAAATGATTCCATCCACGAACAAAAAATTCCGGGTAGAGTTTTGCACGGTCGCCCACTGGAAGAATGGGGAAATCATCGAGGAGAAGCTCTTCTACGATCTGGTGGGATTGATGAGGCAGATTGGACTGGGTTAA
- a CDS encoding PrsW family glutamic-type intramembrane protease: protein MVGNDKAIIPLHRPGLKEKLFFVFSGIIVSIPLTLFVDAFSSHLCFFIPIIYSEICTSSIFVPFIEEFAKAYPLFYRHGETERSIFTLGFLTGLGFGITEFFFYVFGSGASVYVRLPAVLFHASSTSITAYGIATRQPMLFYLIAALLHLLNNFFAIAGSIWFIGGPAVLIITYFLSLYLYGKTSERIVSEGS, encoded by the coding sequence ATGGTCGGAAATGACAAAGCTATAATACCACTTCACAGACCCGGTCTTAAAGAAAAACTTTTTTTCGTTTTCTCAGGTATTATCGTGAGCATACCTCTCACACTCTTCGTTGATGCATTCTCAAGCCATCTATGCTTCTTTATCCCAATAATTTATTCTGAAATTTGTACATCTTCCATTTTCGTACCATTTATTGAAGAATTTGCAAAAGCTTACCCTCTTTTCTACCGCCATGGGGAAACCGAAAGATCAATTTTTACTCTTGGATTCCTGACCGGCCTGGGATTCGGAATCACAGAGTTTTTCTTCTATGTTTTCGGTTCAGGGGCTTCGGTATATGTCAGATTACCTGCCGTACTGTTCCATGCATCCAGCACATCCATTACTGCCTACGGGATAGCCACAAGACAACCGATGTTATTCTATCTCATCGCCGCGTTACTGCATCTTTTGAACAACTTTTTCGCTATCGCCGGCTCGATCTGGTTTATAGGAGGACCGGCTGTCCTGATAATAACGTATTTCCTTTCCCTGTATCTGTACGGCAAAACATCTGAACGGATCGTATCAGAGGGGTCATAG